The Streptomyces capitiformicae genome contains the following window.
AGCAGCCGTACGACCCGCGTCCGAACCCGCTCCCGGCCGACGTCGTACGGCGGTTCCGGTTGCTCCGCCCGTACGTCCGCCACGATCCGCCGGAGCGCGTCACCGGGCACCCGCCAGCGGTACGAACCGTCCCGCACGACAAGGGAGTCGGGGTGGGCCGTGGGCTGGTCGACGCCGGTGTACAGGGCCCGGCGGAGTACCTCGGCCATCCGGGCGTCGTGCTTGACGGTGGCGGCGCGTTCGTCGTCCTCGGCGGTGACCGGCTGCCGGGCGATCTCCTCCGTGACGGTCGACTGGCGCACACCGGTCTCGCCGAGCGCCGGGAGGACCTCCGCGATGTAGGAGAGGAAGGTCCGGTTGGGGCCGAGGATCAGCAGACCGCCGCGGCGGATGCGCTGCGGGTACGTGTAGAGAAGGTACGCGGCGCGGTGCAGCCCGACCACCGTCTTGCCGGTTCCCGGGGCGCCCTGGACACAGACGGAGGTGGTGAGATCCGCGCGGACCAGGTCGTCCTGGTCCGGCTGGATGGTGGCGGCGATGTCGCGCATGGGACCGACGCGGGGCCGCTCGATCTCGGCGACGAGAAGCCGACTGGTGGCCGGACCTCCGTGCCCGCCAGGCTCATCGTGCCCCTCGTGCCCGCCACGCTCATCGCGCCCACCGTGCACACCGTGCCCGCCTTGCTCATCGTGCCCACCCTGCTCACCCTGGCCCAGGTGCTCGTCCTCCATCCCGGTGAGGTCGGCGGAGTCACCCCGGCTGCCCGGCGCCCAGCCGAACCGGCGCCGGACGGCCACGCCCCGTGGATCACGGACGCTCGCCTGGTAGAAGGCACGGGACACGGGCGCACGCCAGTCCACGACGAGGGGCGGCAAGGCCGGCTGCTCGCTGATGCGCAGCCGACCGATGTGGTAACTCTGCCCGGCGTGGTCGGCATCCAGGTGACCGGTGTCCGTGTGGCCGCTGCCCGTGCCGTCGGCGAAGTCGAGGCGCCCGAAGAACAGCGGCCCCTCCGACAGCTCCCGCAACTCCTTGGCATTGCTGCGCAGTTGATACCCGAGTACCTCGGCGTCGGCCCCCGAGGCCGAGACGTCCTCGCCTACGACGACCCGTTCACCCGCCCCTTCGACCATGGCGGCGAAGGCGGCACGGCAGGTGTCGTGGTAGGTGCACTCACGGATCAGGGCATGCCGGAGAACCGGTTCGGGAGACGTCATTCCACCGAGCGTAGCGAAATAACGCAACCGAGTTAAATATTTTACCGAGTTTCACTCAGGGTGGACGCTCCTGGAAGCCACCCGAGCCCTTCCTCAAGCCGCCCGAACACCCGCGCTGCAGCGGCAACGGCGTCCCCCTCGACCTCGCCCGCCCGCTCCCCCCGCTCCATCCGCCGCCAGTTCTCCTCCGCCAGCACCCGCCGTACGGCCACGATCTGCGCGGCGGCGACCCGCGCGTCGAGGCCCCCGCCCAGCACCTCGGCGAGCGCCGCCTCCGCCCGCTCCAGATGGCCGTACAACCGCGCGACCAGCGACGGCGCCCCGTACAGCATCCGATAGAACGCGAGCACCCGAGGATCGTCATTGAGCCCGGTGACGGGATCCCGCCGAGCCAGCCCCGCCAGGAAATGCGCCCGCACCGCGCCCACCACCGACTCCCCCTCGGCCCGCCCCGCCACGACGCGCGCGGACTCGGTCTCGTGATCGGCGATCCGGTACAGCACGAGATCCTCCTTCGCCGGGAAGTACCGAAAGAGGGTCGGCTTGGAAATCTCAGCGGCCGCGGCGACCTCCGCCACGGAGACGGCATCGAACCCCTTCTCGACGAACAGCCGGACAGCGACCTCCGACACCGTCTCGTACATCCGCCGCCTCTTGCGCTCCCGCAGCCCGATCTCGCTCATGACGGCGAGCCTACGCACAGATCAGAGGCATGCGGAGAGACGCCATCGTTGCAGCGCGGCCGCGACCTGCGCCCATGACGGCACCTGCTCCAGTGCAAGGGGCCGGGCGCCCGCGATGAGGACGTTTCGCAGCCGACGCGCGACCCACAGGACGGAGTCTCCCTCCGCGACAGCCATGGCGCTTCTGATCACGTCCGTGAAGACGGATTGCGCCAGCTTGAAATCGATGACGAGCGGCAGGTCACGTTCCCAGTGGCGGGAGGCCCCGC
Protein-coding sequences here:
- a CDS encoding HelD family protein yields the protein MTSPEPVLRHALIRECTYHDTCRAAFAAMVEGAGERVVVGEDVSASGADAEVLGYQLRSNAKELRELSEGPLFFGRLDFADGTGSGHTDTGHLDADHAGQSYHIGRLRISEQPALPPLVVDWRAPVSRAFYQASVRDPRGVAVRRRFGWAPGSRGDSADLTGMEDEHLGQGEQGGHDEQGGHGVHGGRDERGGHEGHDEPGGHGGPATSRLLVAEIERPRVGPMRDIAATIQPDQDDLVRADLTTSVCVQGAPGTGKTVVGLHRAAYLLYTYPQRIRRGGLLILGPNRTFLSYIAEVLPALGETGVRQSTVTEEIARQPVTAEDDERAATVKHDARMAEVLRRALYTGVDQPTAHPDSLVVRDGSYRWRVPGDALRRIVADVRAEQPEPPYDVGRERVRTRVVRLLQRQAELRAGPRTNAWVQRISRSWPVGEYVDAVWPRVRPEEVVARLLGDPDALAGAAEGVLDADEQKAVSWVKAPRTWRSARWSAADLVLLDEVAGLLRHPEGYGHVVVDEAQDLSPMECRAIGRRAAFGSVTVLGDLAQGTTPWAARDWPRLLAHLGKPDAAVVPLTTGFRVPQAVVQLANRLLERLGVDVPAARSLRRDGELGIRRVGGGGICVDAEAVVGETVAVVRDALAREGSVGVIAADADVVRLRNALDEAGVAVGGPDEVGARVVVLGAGVAKGLEYDHVVVVEPAAIVAAETRGLHRLYVALTRAVSRLDVVHACALPW
- a CDS encoding TetR/AcrR family transcriptional regulator, whose protein sequence is MSEIGLRERKRRRMYETVSEVAVRLFVEKGFDAVSVAEVAAAAEISKPTLFRYFPAKEDLVLYRIADHETESARVVAGRAEGESVVGAVRAHFLAGLARRDPVTGLNDDPRVLAFYRMLYGAPSLVARLYGHLERAEAALAEVLGGGLDARVAAAQIVAVRRVLAEENWRRMERGERAGEVEGDAVAAAARVFGRLEEGLGWLPGASTLSETR